One Lachnospiraceae bacterium C1.1 genomic region harbors:
- a CDS encoding DUF1700 domain-containing protein: MQNDNMTKQEFLYALKRALSGEVSPEVFNENMNFYEEYISTEIQKGQSEEEVMEKLGDPRLIAKTIIETSSPMAKSSYAEADYDSDTGRENKRTYSYGFGKEKNGRNNMHIFSGWKAALILFTILTVIILFLVLIFKAIGALFYFFGPVFMIVVLILLLRLKD, encoded by the coding sequence ATGCAGAACGACAATATGACAAAACAGGAATTTTTGTATGCCTTAAAAAGAGCTCTGAGCGGTGAGGTATCGCCGGAGGTCTTCAATGAAAATATGAATTTTTACGAGGAATATATTTCAACGGAGATACAGAAAGGGCAGAGCGAGGAAGAAGTAATGGAGAAGCTCGGAGACCCGAGACTCATAGCAAAGACGATAATCGAGACTTCATCTCCAATGGCAAAATCTTCTTATGCTGAGGCTGACTATGATTCTGATACAGGCAGGGAAAACAAGAGAACGTATTCGTATGGATTCGGAAAAGAGAAAAATGGCAGAAATAATATGCACATCTTCAGCGGATGGAAAGCTGCCCTCATACTTTTTACAATTCTTACGGTTATCATACTGTTCCTTGTTCTGATATTTAAGGCTATAGGTGCACTTTTCTATTTCTTCGGACCTGTATTTATGATAGTTGTATTGATCCTCCTGCTGAGGCTTAAGGACTAA
- a CDS encoding N-acetylmuramoyl-L-alanine amidase — protein MKKTAGFLIFFILAFSSMIYFIFSGNDISIGFARERGVFNQTDGEYTDNSSLAERSGDRAGYVTIPLPDDFGEENVTVSKNHSGRRITVNISPVEQDFYHKNLFSGEMKRITNIKYGFEEGTASIVFESEEIVEPVTEIRDDKLFIKFVSPRDIYDHILVIDPGHGGDDSGTTAYGKAEKDIVNGVVEKLHKTLFSDDIGIYYTREKDTNLSDEERLSFINSVSADLVVSIHVGADSKSRTTTGITALSLSADRALAEAFSSNIAEKCSEKDAGWKDGTNISLMRNLNSKTIMLELGYITNKKEALLMSEDAYMEKASEALTETIKEYFANENN, from the coding sequence ATGAAGAAAACAGCAGGTTTTCTGATATTCTTTATTCTGGCTTTTTCTTCAATGATATATTTTATTTTTTCGGGAAATGATATTTCTATTGGATTTGCAAGGGAGAGAGGTGTGTTCAACCAGACTGATGGTGAATATACTGACAACAGCTCTCTGGCAGAGAGAAGCGGTGACAGGGCAGGATATGTCACAATTCCGCTTCCGGATGATTTTGGAGAAGAAAATGTCACGGTCAGTAAAAATCACAGCGGAAGGCGGATCACAGTGAATATCAGTCCTGTAGAGCAGGATTTTTATCATAAAAATCTTTTTTCCGGAGAAATGAAAAGGATAACAAATATCAAATATGGTTTCGAGGAAGGAACAGCTTCAATAGTATTTGAGTCAGAGGAAATAGTTGAGCCTGTGACGGAGATCAGGGACGATAAGCTTTTTATAAAATTTGTAAGTCCGAGGGATATTTATGATCATATCCTTGTGATCGATCCGGGTCATGGAGGAGATGATAGCGGAACAACAGCTTATGGTAAAGCCGAAAAGGATATAGTTAATGGTGTGGTTGAAAAACTCCATAAGACACTTTTTTCGGATGATATAGGAATATATTATACGAGAGAGAAAGATACTAATCTTTCGGATGAAGAAAGATTATCTTTTATAAATTCCGTAAGTGCGGATCTGGTTGTCAGTATTCATGTTGGCGCAGATTCAAAAAGCCGTACCACTACAGGAATAACTGCTTTGTCGTTGTCAGCAGACAGAGCCCTTGCTGAAGCTTTTTCGTCAAATATAGCCGAAAAATGCTCGGAAAAGGATGCCGGCTGGAAAGATGGAACTAATATTTCGCTTATGAGGAATTTAAACTCTAAAACAATAATGCTGGAGCTTGGATATATTACCAATAAAAAAGAAGCTCTTCTGATGTCTGAGGATGCTTATATGGAGAAGGCATCGGAGGCTTTGACAGAGACTATAAAGGAATATTTTGCAAATGAAAACAATTGA
- a CDS encoding metallophosphoesterase: MKILVVSDTHGRHDILRKVIMKERPFDLLLHAGDVEDGEEDIAELAGCECKIVMGNNDYFSRLPEELVFKIEGYKFFMSHGHRYGVSMGPDRFREEAESRGADYAIYGHTHKPYIAKEGNLTVMNPGSLSYPRQEGRNPSYIILESRENSGFQIAIKYF; the protein is encoded by the coding sequence ATGAAAATACTGGTAGTAAGTGATACACATGGAAGACATGACATTCTGAGGAAGGTCATAATGAAGGAGAGACCGTTTGATCTTCTCCTGCATGCAGGGGATGTCGAGGATGGAGAAGAAGATATAGCAGAGCTGGCAGGTTGTGAGTGTAAGATAGTCATGGGAAACAATGACTATTTTTCACGCTTGCCGGAAGAGCTTGTATTTAAGATAGAGGGATATAAATTCTTTATGTCTCATGGACACAGGTATGGAGTCTCCATGGGACCGGATCGTTTTCGGGAAGAAGCGGAGAGCAGGGGGGCAGACTATGCAATTTATGGTCACACTCATAAACCTTATATTGCAAAAGAGGGAAATCTGACCGTAATGAACCCGGGAAGCTTATCTTATCCAAGACAAGAGGGCAGAAATCCATCCTACATAATCCTGGAAAGCCGCGAAAATAGCGGGTTTCAGATTGCAATCAAATATTTTTGA
- a CDS encoding class I SAM-dependent RNA methyltransferase, translating to MRKFNLIAPCHFGLEAVLKREVTELGYEIVRTDDGRVTFAGDAEAVARANIGLRTAERVLIEVGEFEARSYDELFEGTKALPWEEFLPKNAKFWVKKASTVKSKLFSPSDIQSIMKKAMVEKMKMTYHLERFEEDGDEYPVRVFLYKDRVTVALDSTGDSLHKRGYRKMQGVAPIAENLAAALIMLTPWKKDRILVDPFCGSGTIPIEAAMIAANIAPGLDREFTAESWKELVPRKVWYDAIDEAQSLVVTDIDTEIQGYDIDPEIIKVARSNAERAGVEKLIHFQQRPAKELSHPKKYGFIVTNPPYGERLEDKESLIPIYRDFGAACRALDSWSVYIISSYEDMEKSFGQKAQKNRKIYNGMIKTYYYMYPGPKPPRRPKENDR from the coding sequence ATGAGAAAATTTAACCTTATAGCTCCATGTCACTTTGGACTGGAAGCAGTATTAAAAAGAGAAGTAACTGAATTAGGATATGAAATTGTAAGAACAGATGACGGAAGGGTGACTTTCGCAGGAGATGCTGAAGCTGTTGCACGTGCGAATATCGGACTCAGAACCGCAGAAAGGGTTTTGATAGAAGTCGGTGAGTTTGAAGCACGCAGTTATGATGAGCTTTTTGAAGGCACTAAGGCTTTGCCCTGGGAGGAATTTCTTCCGAAGAACGCAAAGTTCTGGGTAAAAAAAGCATCAACGGTGAAATCAAAGCTTTTCAGCCCTTCAGATATTCAGTCCATAATGAAAAAGGCAATGGTAGAGAAGATGAAGATGACCTACCATCTTGAACGATTTGAAGAGGATGGAGACGAATATCCGGTAAGAGTATTTTTGTATAAGGACAGGGTCACTGTTGCGCTTGACAGTACAGGAGACTCGCTTCATAAGAGAGGCTACAGAAAAATGCAGGGCGTTGCGCCAATAGCTGAAAATCTGGCGGCAGCCCTTATAATGCTCACACCATGGAAAAAAGACAGGATACTTGTAGATCCTTTCTGCGGCAGCGGTACCATACCTATAGAGGCAGCAATGATCGCAGCAAATATAGCACCCGGACTGGACAGGGAATTTACAGCGGAGAGCTGGAAGGAGCTTGTTCCGAGAAAAGTATGGTATGATGCGATAGATGAAGCACAGAGCCTTGTAGTAACGGATATAGATACCGAAATCCAGGGATATGACATAGATCCTGAAATAATAAAGGTGGCACGTTCCAATGCTGAAAGAGCAGGGGTGGAAAAATTGATCCATTTCCAGCAGAGACCTGCAAAAGAGCTTTCACACCCTAAGAAATACGGATTTATAGTTACAAATCCGCCTTATGGAGAAAGACTTGAGGATAAGGAAAGCCTCATCCCGATATACAGGGATTTTGGAGCTGCATGCAGGGCGCTTGACAGCTGGTCTGTATATATTATTTCCTCGTATGAGGATATGGAAAAGAGCTTTGGACAGAAAGCCCAGAAGAACCGGAAAATATATAATGGTATGATAAAAACTTATTACTATATGTATCCAGGACCTAAGCCGCCCAGAAGACCTAAGGAGAATGACAGATGA
- a CDS encoding XTP/dITP diphosphatase, producing MDRIIFATGNKNKVREINEILEGFSIPVESMKDAGIETDIVEDGKTFEENSLIKARSIWKISGGLVLADDSGLEVDALGGEPGIYSARYMGEDTSYHIKNNAIIDRLEGVPDEKRTARFVCAVAAVFPDGSEKVVRGVMEGRIGYAEHGENGFGYDPIFILPKYGKTTSELPPEVKNEESHRGKALRAMKELIEEYENTGSK from the coding sequence ATTGACAGGATAATATTTGCTACCGGAAATAAAAATAAGGTCAGAGAGATCAATGAGATCTTAGAGGGCTTTTCAATTCCGGTCGAATCCATGAAAGATGCTGGTATCGAAACGGATATAGTTGAAGATGGAAAAACTTTTGAAGAAAATTCACTCATAAAAGCGCGCAGTATATGGAAAATATCAGGCGGACTGGTTCTTGCTGATGATTCCGGACTGGAGGTGGATGCACTCGGAGGAGAACCGGGTATATATTCTGCAAGATATATGGGAGAAGATACGTCTTACCATATAAAGAATAATGCCATAATAGATAGACTTGAGGGCGTGCCGGATGAGAAACGTACAGCACGCTTTGTATGCGCTGTTGCAGCGGTATTTCCGGACGGAAGTGAGAAAGTAGTGCGTGGTGTCATGGAGGGTCGTATAGGCTATGCAGAGCACGGTGAGAACGGCTTTGGTTATGACCCTATATTTATACTGCCTAAATATGGTAAAACGACCTCAGAGCTTCCGCCTGAGGTCAAGAACGAAGAAAGCCACAGAGGCAAAGCTTTAAGAGCAATGAAGGAATTGATAGAAGAATATGAAAATACTGGTAGTAAGTGA